The genomic region AATGATGCCGACTTTACGCATCGGTGAGGATCTGGGGACGGACTCAGCCATTCCGGAAACAGCCGGCAGCAGAACAACAACCATCAGCAATACCAGCAAGCAACATGATTTCAGCTGCCGATGAGGATTTCCCGGCCACCAGCAAGCCAGCTTTTTCAGCCAACAATTATTTTCTCTTGACATAGCACATCCTCCATTGTAGACCGTCAACATAATTTATCGGTAGATGTTTTGAAAAATTTATTCGTTATTGTCGCTGGGGAAGAAAAATCCGGGACTGTCCCTGGTTTTTCATAGTCCGTAAACATCTGGGACAGCCCCCGGTGAAGCTGGGGACAGTCCCAAGTTTACTGTGGCATCGGTTTGCACATTTGCTTCGCCCTGCTTCGCGAGGGGACACTCTTGACTTGCGCGCCCAAGGAAGAGATGAAAAAATGTCCCCAATCCCGGTAACCCTGGGCGGACGCGGGGACATTGCTTTAGCGGTGTCCCCACTTGCTGCACACGATGTGTAGCGAGAATGAGAGAGAGCCATGCCGGAACATCCTTAGGAAAGCTCTCTCAGCTGTTTTTGGAACAACTCAGAAAGTTGAGAACAGATATATACAAACAAACTTATTTTTCAACACTTTGTCAAGGATTTCACCATGGAAAAACAGTCTGAACCGGCCTCTACATCCGCAAACCCGGAAATAATCGTCGAGGAAAAACCGCTGCCTAAAATCACGGTTTTCACCGATTGGTGCAAACAGTGCGGCATCTGTGTCGCCTTCTGTCCCCAGCAGGTGCTGGCCATGGATGAAAACCGCCGGGTTTTTGCCAAACACCCGGAAAAATGCATTGCCTGCCACATGTGTGAACTCCGCTGCCCGGATTTTGCCATTACGGTTAAAGAACCACCAAAATTAAGCGGAAATACGGGCAAAGGAGGTAGAGCATGAGCAAAACCCATTCCTACCGTTTAATGCAGGGCAACGAAGCGGCTGCCGAGGGGGCCATGGCTGCCGGGGTTCGTTTTTTTGCCGGTTATCCAATTACCCCTTCCACCGAAATCGCCGAGATTCTCTCCATCCGCCTGCCGGAACTGGGCGGTAAATTTATCCAGATGGAAGATGAAATCGGCAGTATTGCCGCCATTATCGGCGCCTCCCTGGGTGGTGCCAAGGCATTGACCGCCACTTCAGGACCCGGGTTTTCACTGATGCAGGAGAATCTGGGCTATGCCTGTCTGACCGAAACCCCCCTGGTCATCGTTAATGTGATGCGGGGCGGCCCTTCAACCGGCCTGCCCACTAGCCCTTCCCAGGGAGATGTGATGCAGGCCCGCTGGGGAACCCATGGGGATCATCCAATTATTGTCCTCTGCCCCAGCTCGGTGGAAGAAACATTTCACTACGCGGTTAAGGCCGTTAACCTTTCTGAGAAATACCGGAACCCGGTTATCCTGTTGCTGGACGAAGTAATCGGTCACATGCGGGCCCGGGTTGAACTGCCACCCTGGACCATGGTCGAAACCGTCAACCGGATCAAGCCCAACATGCCTCCTGAATGGTATATTCCTTACGAACGCAGCTCCATGGGAGTTTCACCCATGGCCAGCTTCGGGGAAGGCTATCGCTATCATGTCACCGGCCTGGTCCATGACGTCAAAGGATTTCCCACCGGCAAACCCCGGGAAGCCCGGGAAAACATCCTCGGTCTTTTCAAGAAAATTGAGCGGGGTTTCAAGGAAATCTGCCTGGTTGACTATGTACATATGGACGATGCCCAGCATGCCATCGTCGCCTATGGCTGCATGGTCCTTTCAGCCCAGTCGGCCATAGAACAGCTGCGAGCTGATGGCATTAAGGTGGGACTGATCAAGGTTGGTACCCTCTGGCCATTTCCCCGTTTTGCCCTGGAGCATTTCCTTCCCCAGCTTAAAACCATCCTGGTACCGGAACTGAACATGGGGCAGATCTACCGGGAGGTGGTCAGGGTTAACGCCGGGCGGGCGGTAGTGGAAAAAATAAACAAAATAAATGGTGAGATTATCAGTCCGGATGAAATCATTAAATCCATGAAGGGGCTTTCACGATGATCAGTAATGCTGAATTAGCCAAAAAATATTGCCGCCATGACAAAAAATTTCCCCATATCTGGTGCCCCGGCTGTGGCAACGGCATCATCCTCAACGGTATGCTGCGGGCGATTGACAGCATTGGCCTGGCGAAGGATGACATCGCTTTTGTCTCCGGCATCGGCTGCTCCGGCCGGGCGCCGGTCTATGTGGATTTCAATACCCTGCACACCACCCATGGGCGAGCGCTGGCTTTTGCCACCGGATTAAAACTGGCCAACGAAAAACTCCAGGTGATTGTGGCCATGGGAGATGGCGATGCCACCGCCATTGGCGGCAACCATTTCATTCACGCCTGCCGCCGCAACATTGATATGACCGCCATTATTTTCAATAATTATATATACGGGATGACCGGCGGCCAGTACAGTCCCACTACCCCCCATGGAGCCAAGGGCTCCACCTGCCGGGCGGGAAACATCGAAAACCCTTTTAATATTTCGGCCCTGGCGGAGGCGGCCGGAGCCTCGTTTGTAGCCCGGACCACCTCCTACCATGTCATGCAGCTGCAGGACCTGATTAAAAAAGCGATTCGCCATCATGGTTTTGCCGTGGTTGAAATAGTCACTCACTGTCCAACCCTTTATGGTCGGCTGAACAAGGTTGGCGGCGCCCCGGAAATGCTTAAGTGGCAAAAAGAATCAGCCATTCCCAAAAAGAAAGCGGCGAAAATGACAACAGAAGAGCTGGCCGGAAAAATTATCACCGGGGTACTGGTGGAAAGAGATCTGCCGGAATACTGTGATTTGTATAATGAAATAATCTCTGAGGCCCAGGAACGGCTCAGCGGAGGAGGTACATCATGACCCAGGCAAGAACGGAAATTCGCCTGGCCGGCAGTGGCGGTCAGGGTTTAATTACCGCCGGCATTATTCTTGCCGAAGCCGCCATTTATGACCGTAAAAACGTGGTCCAAAGCCAGTCCTACGGCCCCGAAGCCCGGGGCGGAGCCAGCAAGGCTGAAGTTATCATTTCCAGCGGCCCCATTTATTACCCGAAGGCCACCTGGGTTAACATATTGCTGGCCATGTCCCAAAAGGCCTGTGACCAATACCTCTACGATCTGACCGTGGACGGCACCTTCATCGCCGACACCAGCTATGTCACCCAGGTACCCACCAGCCGGGCGGTCACCATTCCCATTTCCGCCCGCACCCGGGAAAAATTCGGCAAAGAACTGTTCAGCAATATTGTCGCCCTGGGCGTCCTGGTGGAAACCACCGGCATTGTGACCAAGAAAGCCATCAAAACGGCGGTATTGGCCCGGGTTCCGGCAGGCACCGAAAAAATCAATGAGGAAGCCCTTAATTTTGGCTTTACATTAGCAGCCGAAGCCAAAAAAAACAAAACAGAAACCGAAGAGATAACGGCAGATGACTGATTGATTATCCCGGATTGTGAATGCGCTATCCCGGATACTTCCCTTCCAGCACAAAAAAGCCCCGCTTTTAAGTGGGGCTTTTTTATCGACGCAAGAAAAAAATCCGCCTGATTTCAACTAAAATATTTATCCACCCGGCGCAGCCGGTCCACCACCCGCTGCCGGCCGAAAATTTCCAGAATTTCAAACATCCCGGCTCCTTTGAGCTGGCCGGTAACCGCGGCGCGCATGCCGTTGATAATAATACCGGGTTTGACATCCAGATCCTCAATTACCTCCCGAACCACCCGTTCAGTCTCCGCTGCCGAAAAATCCGTCATGGCGGCAAAGCGGTCCGCTAGTAACGGCAGCAATTCCTTCAAGTCCGGATGTTTCAGCAGATTCTTTTTCAGGGCTTTTTCCTCAAGCTCAAAATCATCGGCAAAATAAGGCCGCCCAAGGGTGGCAAAATCAGTGAGAAAATGGTAGCGGCTGCGGATGAGATCAATGGTTTTCAAAAACCAGTCACGCCGTTCAGTCGCGAATTCCGGCTGCCAGATGCCGGCTTTCTCCAACTCGGCGACCACGTAAGGCTCCAGCTCCTTCAGCGGCATCTCCCGCAGGTAATGGGCATTCATACTGATCGCCTTGGGATCGGTAATGAATTTGGGATCATTCTTCTGGACGTTGAAAATTGAATTGGCCCGCTTGATTCCCTTCAAGTCAAAGGCTTCAATCAACTCATCCCGGCTGAAGAATTCCCGGGAATCGGGATTCGACCAGCCCAGCAACACGAGAAAATTCACCAGCGCCCAGGGCAGAAAACCATGTTCCCGGTAAAAATGAACCGCTACCAGTTCGCCGTGGCTGCGCTTGGAAATTTTTGCCCGCTTGGGGTCAAGGGTCAGGGACATATGGGCAAATTTTGGCACCGGCAAATCCAGCGCCTGATAAATGAGAATCTGCTTCGGGGTGTTGGCCAGGCCATCCTGTCCACGGATAACATGGCTGATACGATCCCTGGCGTCATCGACGGCGTTGGAAAGCAGGTAAAGCGGCTGACCGTTTGAACGACAGACAACAAAGTCCTCAATATCGACATATTTTTTCTCGATGCGGCCATAGACCAGATCATCAAAAACCACTGCGCCTTCACCGGCGGGAACCTGCAGACGAACGGTATACGGCAGACCGGCCGCCTCTTTGGCCGCCACTTCCGCCGGGCTCAAATTCCGGCAGGTACCGTCATAACTGAAATCAAGTTTCTGCTGTTTGGCTATTTCCC from Pseudomonadota bacterium harbors:
- a CDS encoding 2-oxoacid:ferredoxin oxidoreductase subunit beta, which produces MISNAELAKKYCRHDKKFPHIWCPGCGNGIILNGMLRAIDSIGLAKDDIAFVSGIGCSGRAPVYVDFNTLHTTHGRALAFATGLKLANEKLQVIVAMGDGDATAIGGNHFIHACRRNIDMTAIIFNNYIYGMTGGQYSPTTPHGAKGSTCRAGNIENPFNISALAEAAGASFVARTTSYHVMQLQDLIKKAIRHHGFAVVEIVTHCPTLYGRLNKVGGAPEMLKWQKESAIPKKKAAKMTTEELAGKIITGVLVERDLPEYCDLYNEIISEAQERLSGGGTS
- a CDS encoding 2-oxoacid:acceptor oxidoreductase family protein yields the protein MTQARTEIRLAGSGGQGLITAGIILAEAAIYDRKNVVQSQSYGPEARGGASKAEVIISSGPIYYPKATWVNILLAMSQKACDQYLYDLTVDGTFIADTSYVTQVPTSRAVTIPISARTREKFGKELFSNIVALGVLVETTGIVTKKAIKTAVLARVPAGTEKINEEALNFGFTLAAEAKKNKTETEEITADD
- a CDS encoding 4Fe-4S binding protein; the encoded protein is MEKQSEPASTSANPEIIVEEKPLPKITVFTDWCKQCGICVAFCPQQVLAMDENRRVFAKHPEKCIACHMCELRCPDFAITVKEPPKLSGNTGKGGRA
- the gltX gene encoding glutamate--tRNA ligase, whose product is MNQEVRLRFAPSPTGYLHIGGARTAIYNWLYARKTGGKLILRIEDTDAERSTEESIQGILDGLRWLGVTWDEGPYFQSQFGEDHRAAAQKLLVSGRAYKCFCTREELEQKREIAKQQKLDFSYDGTCRNLSPAEVAAKEAAGLPYTVRLQVPAGEGAVVFDDLVYGRIEKKYVDIEDFVVCRSNGQPLYLLSNAVDDARDRISHVIRGQDGLANTPKQILIYQALDLPVPKFAHMSLTLDPKRAKISKRSHGELVAVHFYREHGFLPWALVNFLVLLGWSNPDSREFFSRDELIEAFDLKGIKRANSIFNVQKNDPKFITDPKAISMNAHYLREMPLKELEPYVVAELEKAGIWQPEFATERRDWFLKTIDLIRSRYHFLTDFATLGRPYFADDFELEEKALKKNLLKHPDLKELLPLLADRFAAMTDFSAAETERVVREVIEDLDVKPGIIINGMRAAVTGQLKGAGMFEILEIFGRQRVVDRLRRVDKYFS
- a CDS encoding 2-oxoacid:acceptor oxidoreductase subunit alpha — encoded protein: MSKTHSYRLMQGNEAAAEGAMAAGVRFFAGYPITPSTEIAEILSIRLPELGGKFIQMEDEIGSIAAIIGASLGGAKALTATSGPGFSLMQENLGYACLTETPLVIVNVMRGGPSTGLPTSPSQGDVMQARWGTHGDHPIIVLCPSSVEETFHYAVKAVNLSEKYRNPVILLLDEVIGHMRARVELPPWTMVETVNRIKPNMPPEWYIPYERSSMGVSPMASFGEGYRYHVTGLVHDVKGFPTGKPREARENILGLFKKIERGFKEICLVDYVHMDDAQHAIVAYGCMVLSAQSAIEQLRADGIKVGLIKVGTLWPFPRFALEHFLPQLKTILVPELNMGQIYREVVRVNAGRAVVEKINKINGEIISPDEIIKSMKGLSR